One genomic segment of Chloroflexota bacterium includes these proteins:
- a CDS encoding type II toxin-antitoxin system VapC family toxin → MTLYVDSSVLIKRYVAEDDSEDADAILLGDTEWVTGRHSFVEVLLAIHRRLGDTERHVATTAFERDWQRTFVVALDDVVCRRAAELGIVTGARSLDALHLAAAERAGGRSVPIVTFDVRLAQAGRSLGFAVIGS, encoded by the coding sequence ATGACGCTCTATGTCGACAGCAGCGTGCTGATCAAGCGGTACGTCGCGGAGGACGACAGCGAGGATGCCGATGCGATCCTGCTCGGCGACACCGAATGGGTCACCGGTCGCCACTCGTTCGTCGAGGTTCTTCTGGCGATCCACCGCCGACTCGGGGATACGGAGCGTCACGTGGCGACGACGGCGTTCGAGCGTGACTGGCAACGCACGTTCGTTGTGGCTCTCGACGACGTGGTGTGCCGTCGCGCCGCGGAGCTCGGCATCGTCACCGGAGCTCGCTCCCTCGATGCCCTGCACCTGGCGGCGGCCGAGCGAGCTGGGGGCCGATCGGTGCCGATCGTCACGTTCGATGTGCGGCTCGCGCAAGCTGGCCGGTCCCTGGGGTTCGCGGTGATCGGGTCGTAG
- a CDS encoding DUF2029 domain-containing protein — protein MTPGGDLRTGAATRTATRSRLAALGERLFVEPTRVGSRCLPPLGLVVLAAIGASLLVIVASSRWGTPTDEAAYWRAAVRLVQGTPVYDPQADPGTPYAYFYPPPLAQVLAPLTLIMSESVFTAMWTVLLLLCLWWIAGRRPLVALACIAFVPVAVELWYRNVHLVLAVLILLAIRRWPALFAVGAAIKLAPGLGIVYLVAGRRWRDALLTSALGLAILVVSVAISPSAWADFITVVAVRGPTIGASLVPVPFVLRAVAGLALAVIAGLLRPRIGEPLLVVAIVIANPTLWTTVFSLLIVIVPLMTTGARATAIGTKERPVLAGGRGVGSSG, from the coding sequence ATGACCCCAGGCGGCGATCTGCGGACGGGAGCCGCGACCCGGACCGCGACCCGCTCGCGGCTCGCGGCGCTCGGCGAGCGGCTGTTCGTCGAGCCGACCCGAGTCGGAAGCCGGTGCCTGCCGCCGCTCGGGCTGGTCGTCCTCGCCGCGATCGGCGCCTCGCTCCTCGTCATCGTCGCGTCGTCGAGGTGGGGAACCCCGACCGACGAGGCAGCGTACTGGCGTGCGGCGGTGCGACTCGTCCAAGGCACGCCCGTCTACGATCCACAGGCAGACCCGGGGACCCCCTATGCCTACTTCTACCCTCCGCCCCTCGCGCAGGTCCTTGCGCCACTGACGTTGATCATGTCCGAGTCGGTATTCACGGCCATGTGGACGGTCTTGCTCCTGCTGTGCCTGTGGTGGATCGCCGGGCGACGGCCGCTCGTGGCGCTCGCCTGCATCGCCTTCGTCCCTGTCGCGGTCGAACTCTGGTACCGGAATGTTCACCTTGTCCTGGCCGTGCTCATCCTGCTCGCGATCCGCCGATGGCCCGCGCTGTTCGCCGTCGGTGCCGCGATCAAGCTCGCGCCAGGGCTCGGGATCGTGTACCTCGTCGCCGGGCGGCGCTGGCGGGACGCCCTGCTGACCTCCGCACTGGGACTCGCGATCCTCGTCGTGAGCGTCGCCATCTCGCCGAGCGCCTGGGCCGACTTCATCACCGTGGTAGCCGTCCGTGGTCCGACCATCGGGGCGAGCCTCGTCCCGGTGCCGTTCGTCCTCCGCGCGGTCGCCGGCCTCGCCCTCGCCGTGATCGCCGGCCTGCTCCGACCGCGGATCGGTGAGCCGCTGCTCGTGGTCGCGATCGTGATCGCCAATCCGACGCTGTGGACGACCGTGTTCAGCCTGCTCATCGTCATCGTTCCGCTCATGACGACCGGCGCGCGGGCCACCGCGATCGGAACGAAGGAACGCCCCGTCCTGGCGGGAGGACGGGGCGTCGGGTCGAGCGGCTGA
- a CDS encoding DUF1801 domain-containing protein — protein sequence MAEASEDIRAYLDGVTSPKRRADAEQLLDLMSRATGESPRLQYGSVIGFGQYHYKYRSGREGDATAAGFAPRKAAMTIYLLDGIGRYGTQLAQLGPHTTGVGCIYIRDLDKVDLGVLEAIIAESFRTLTRDTYVLRAREGGHSG from the coding sequence ATGGCTGAGGCCAGCGAGGACATCCGGGCCTACCTTGATGGGGTTACGTCTCCGAAACGGCGAGCGGATGCCGAACAGCTGCTCGACCTCATGTCTCGAGCCACGGGGGAGTCGCCACGTCTGCAGTACGGCAGCGTGATCGGCTTTGGTCAGTACCACTACAAGTACAGGAGCGGCCGAGAGGGCGATGCGACGGCCGCTGGTTTCGCGCCGCGCAAAGCCGCGATGACGATCTATCTGCTCGACGGCATCGGGCGGTATGGCACACAACTGGCGCAGCTAGGACCTCACACAACGGGTGTCGGGTGTATTTACATCCGGGATCTCGACAAGGTGGACCTCGGCGTGCTCGAGGCGATCATCGCGGAGTCATTCCGCACTCTTACCAGGGACACGTACGTGCTGAGGGCACGCGAAGGGGGCCACAGCGGGTGA
- a CDS encoding helix-turn-helix transcriptional regulator, whose protein sequence is MAGSTSTLQSALLNRAWIQWIALGVDAVGESDDAVVDPEALIALTAELGDADARLRDVSTDWCVAYGRYVNGSRLKQVARELKTPPEAIGEYVATVAAAGGPAWPMATQPRPGYSSRGKARLESARSQSRLRIRLRAAFGVNARADVLAALLAAPQIGLSVADLARKTRFTKPNVAFAVDALMLAGLLEARTVGNERRLVPTKPGEILPGLRPPIAQPDWVTRFGVALEVLRFHKQDGMSPSVRAIEARRVVESLRDRITSEGLPQPNLDVLGDDFADAFDRWLVQLVDSLGSPSRT, encoded by the coding sequence ATGGCTGGCTCGACTAGCACGCTCCAGAGTGCCCTGCTCAACCGGGCGTGGATCCAATGGATCGCGCTCGGGGTCGACGCGGTCGGCGAGTCCGACGACGCCGTGGTCGATCCCGAAGCGCTCATCGCGCTCACGGCAGAGCTGGGCGATGCCGATGCGCGCCTGCGCGATGTCAGCACCGACTGGTGCGTCGCCTACGGCCGGTACGTCAACGGATCGCGTCTCAAGCAGGTGGCGCGCGAGCTCAAGACCCCACCCGAAGCGATCGGCGAGTACGTGGCCACGGTCGCCGCCGCCGGGGGTCCGGCCTGGCCGATGGCGACTCAGCCGCGCCCCGGGTACTCGTCACGAGGAAAGGCTCGACTCGAATCGGCCCGGTCACAGTCGCGACTGCGCATCCGCCTGCGCGCCGCGTTCGGGGTGAATGCCCGGGCCGACGTGCTCGCGGCTCTGTTGGCCGCTCCGCAGATCGGTCTGAGTGTCGCCGACCTTGCCCGCAAGACGCGCTTCACAAAGCCCAATGTCGCCTTCGCCGTGGACGCGCTCATGCTGGCGGGCTTGCTCGAGGCACGGACCGTGGGCAATGAGCGGCGTCTCGTCCCGACCAAGCCAGGCGAGATCCTCCCGGGACTCCGACCGCCCATCGCCCAGCCCGACTGGGTGACCCGGTTCGGTGTGGCGCTCGAAGTGCTTCGTTTCCATAAGCAGGATGGGATGTCTCCGTCCGTGCGCGCGATCGAGGCACGGCGGGTCGTCGAGTCTCTGCGGGACCGGATCACGAGCGAGGGGCTCCCCCAGCCGAATCTCGACGTCCTCGGCGACGACTTCGCAGACGCATTCGACCGATGGCTTGTTCAACTCGTGGACAGCCTCGGGAGTCCGAGTCGAACGTAG
- a CDS encoding type II toxin-antitoxin system HipA family toxin gives MSRELPHEVIVELDAAELGGPVRVGTLRRVPSPSGAVVAFGYDEAWLARRDAFVIDPAHGPYAGDQYPRAGDGIAAVFTDAAPDRWGRTLLERQEAVLARAEGRHRRTLGEWEFLLGVSDFSRMGALRFVDGDGRYLDDEPPGVPPIAGLRELEAAARELEHPSRGARSLEAERLALLLAPGSSLGGARPKATFEGASGALWIAKFPSRMDRHDVGACEYVLNDLAVRAGIAVPEHRLLTLDDGHRIFAARRFDRAPGTRRLYISAMTMTSRRDRDDASYLDIALAIADHGAPGWIREDLAQLFRRAAFNVVASHRDDHLRNHGYLRTPEGWRLAPAFDLNPTPRKPEHELSLDGAVHRGDLDVLRETAPFYRLSGSESEVIIDEVRAALATWRDTVRPLDLGSAELDVLDDAIRA, from the coding sequence ATGAGTCGCGAGCTGCCCCACGAGGTGATCGTCGAGCTCGATGCCGCGGAGCTCGGCGGCCCGGTCCGTGTGGGCACGCTGCGTCGGGTCCCATCGCCGTCCGGCGCGGTCGTGGCGTTCGGGTATGACGAGGCCTGGCTCGCCCGACGCGACGCCTTCGTCATCGACCCCGCTCACGGTCCGTACGCCGGCGACCAGTATCCGCGGGCCGGCGACGGCATCGCCGCAGTCTTCACCGACGCCGCGCCGGACCGCTGGGGCCGGACGCTCCTCGAGCGCCAGGAGGCCGTCCTGGCCCGTGCCGAGGGGCGTCACCGGCGGACCCTCGGGGAGTGGGAGTTCCTGCTTGGCGTCAGCGACTTCTCGCGCATGGGGGCGCTCCGGTTTGTCGACGGAGACGGCCGGTACCTCGACGACGAGCCTCCGGGCGTGCCGCCGATTGCCGGCCTCCGCGAGCTCGAAGCAGCCGCGCGGGAGCTCGAACATCCCTCGCGCGGCGCTCGGTCGCTCGAGGCGGAGCGGTTGGCCCTCCTGCTCGCGCCGGGCAGCTCGCTCGGCGGCGCGCGACCCAAGGCCACCTTCGAGGGCGCGAGCGGCGCGCTCTGGATCGCCAAGTTCCCGTCGCGGATGGATCGCCATGATGTCGGCGCCTGCGAGTACGTGCTCAATGACCTCGCGGTCCGCGCCGGGATCGCGGTGCCCGAGCACCGGCTCCTGACGCTCGATGATGGGCACCGCATCTTCGCCGCGAGGCGGTTCGACCGGGCCCCCGGGACGCGACGCCTCTACATCTCGGCGATGACGATGACGTCTCGACGCGACCGTGACGACGCGAGCTATCTCGACATCGCCCTCGCCATCGCCGACCACGGGGCGCCCGGCTGGATCCGCGAGGACCTGGCCCAGCTGTTCCGGCGTGCCGCCTTCAACGTCGTGGCGTCACACCGTGACGACCACCTGCGCAACCACGGCTACCTGCGGACGCCCGAGGGCTGGCGGCTGGCCCCGGCCTTCGACCTGAACCCCACGCCTCGCAAGCCCGAGCACGAGCTGTCCCTTGATGGCGCGGTCCACCGGGGCGATCTCGACGTCCTGCGCGAGACGGCCCCGTTCTACCGGTTGTCGGGATCGGAGTCGGAGGTCATCATCGACGAGGTCCGGGCGGCGCTCGCCACCTGGCGCGACACGGTCCGGCCCCTGGACCTGGGCAGTGCCGAGCTCGATGTGCTCGATGACGCGATTCGAGCCTGA
- a CDS encoding peptidylprolyl isomerase — MTFFHPRRSIVVAFMALAIGGCSAASAPTPASSPTPASSPAPAASSAAGPSSGSTTCPTSAPPHAAAGSTATATIQTPKGTIVVKLEADLGPAAVADFIALVECGFYDGVVFHRLVPGFVIQGGDGQFGRSPNVDPNQVGAGGPGYTIDDDPVSAAYGRGVVAMARTQAPHSEGSQFFIVLDDAARPALASANTYAIIGHVTSGMNVVDAIAAMPNSGTPNNAAIAPVPMTKVTITTP; from the coding sequence GTGACGTTCTTCCATCCCCGTCGATCCATCGTCGTCGCCTTCATGGCGCTCGCGATCGGTGGCTGCAGCGCCGCGAGCGCACCGACGCCTGCCTCGAGTCCGACTCCGGCCTCGAGCCCTGCCCCGGCCGCCTCGTCGGCCGCCGGGCCGAGCAGCGGATCGACGACCTGCCCAACGAGTGCCCCGCCGCACGCGGCCGCCGGCTCGACCGCCACGGCGACGATCCAGACGCCGAAGGGGACGATCGTCGTGAAGCTCGAGGCGGATCTCGGTCCGGCGGCGGTCGCCGACTTCATCGCCCTCGTCGAGTGCGGCTTCTACGACGGCGTCGTCTTCCACCGACTCGTGCCGGGCTTCGTCATCCAGGGCGGCGACGGCCAGTTCGGTCGGAGTCCGAACGTCGATCCGAACCAGGTCGGTGCCGGCGGCCCCGGCTACACGATCGACGACGACCCGGTCAGCGCGGCATACGGTCGGGGCGTCGTCGCGATGGCCCGCACGCAGGCTCCGCATTCGGAGGGCTCGCAGTTCTTCATCGTCCTCGACGACGCCGCCCGACCGGCCCTCGCGAGCGCGAACACGTACGCGATCATCGGCCACGTGACGTCCGGGATGAACGTCGTCGACGCGATCGCCGCCATGCCGAACAGCGGGACCCCGAACAACGCCGCCATCGCTCCCGTGCCGATGACGAAGGTCACGATCACCACGCCGTAA
- a CDS encoding DUF885 domain-containing protein → MTGASLADAQLSRPAPAAVPGPLDDRLYDLVEARFRRLLRDNPVLATYVGIHTEDARLGDVSHDATLQELADERAHLAAIEVLDPAGLSPEASFERELEIHNLQRVLFDGERLRFWERRSTAMDAVGEALFLVFARDFAPLRERLASASGRLAAVPDFLASARRRPAIPQVRLWQRLEIESAGELPALFDEIVAAGRAAVLPSLDQAALERAAAAARVAVVDYAAWLTASLASGSDDWAIGRETYDELIGLRAFDGLDADAILDIGWRQLAEQKAARIAAAREIDPTVDEATVVERIKSDHPATFGEALDAYREVMVRARRFLIERDIVTVPSDERIAVIETPDYLRNVIPFAAYFDPPKFDRDPSGIYVVTPFVTDGPGAMREHNHSSISNTSIHEAYPGHHLQLSVGGRHPSLTRLTTEAPEFVEGWGMYSEQMMREQGFDDAPNFRFNMHTDAIWRACRIILDVRMHRGEIGVDEAIRWMVEQTNFEEPNARAEVHRYTYTPTYQLSYLLGKVLLLQLRADEQRRLGSAFRLREFHDTLLRNGSLPISFQRRLLRAAAARRPRAAGGGPGTLDVAARG, encoded by the coding sequence ATGACCGGCGCGAGTCTCGCCGACGCCCAGCTCTCGCGCCCGGCTCCGGCCGCGGTGCCGGGACCGCTCGACGATCGTCTCTACGACCTCGTCGAAGCGCGGTTCCGGCGGCTCCTCCGCGACAACCCGGTCCTCGCGACCTACGTCGGGATCCACACGGAGGACGCCCGACTCGGCGACGTCAGCCATGACGCCACGCTCCAGGAGCTCGCCGACGAGCGCGCCCACCTCGCGGCGATCGAGGTCCTCGACCCGGCGGGCCTGTCGCCCGAGGCGTCATTCGAGCGGGAGCTGGAGATCCACAACCTGCAGCGCGTCCTGTTCGACGGCGAACGACTCCGCTTCTGGGAGCGGCGATCGACCGCGATGGACGCGGTCGGGGAGGCCCTCTTCCTCGTCTTCGCCCGGGACTTCGCGCCGCTCCGGGAGCGCCTGGCATCGGCGAGCGGCCGCCTGGCGGCCGTTCCCGACTTCCTCGCCTCCGCGCGTCGCCGACCGGCCATCCCCCAGGTCCGCCTCTGGCAGCGGCTCGAGATCGAGTCCGCCGGCGAGCTCCCGGCCCTCTTCGACGAGATCGTCGCGGCCGGCCGGGCGGCGGTCCTGCCGAGCCTGGACCAGGCTGCGCTCGAGCGAGCCGCGGCGGCGGCCCGGGTGGCCGTCGTGGACTACGCGGCGTGGCTGACGGCGTCGCTCGCCAGCGGCAGCGACGACTGGGCGATCGGCCGCGAGACGTACGACGAGCTCATCGGCCTGCGGGCGTTCGACGGCCTCGACGCCGACGCGATCCTCGACATCGGCTGGCGCCAGCTCGCCGAGCAGAAGGCGGCCCGCATCGCCGCCGCCCGCGAGATCGACCCCACGGTTGATGAGGCGACCGTCGTTGAGCGCATCAAGTCGGACCACCCGGCGACTTTCGGGGAGGCCCTCGACGCGTATCGCGAGGTCATGGTCCGAGCGCGCCGGTTCCTCATCGAGCGGGACATCGTCACGGTGCCGTCGGACGAGCGGATCGCGGTCATCGAGACGCCCGACTACCTCCGCAACGTCATACCGTTCGCCGCCTACTTCGACCCACCCAAGTTCGACCGCGACCCGTCCGGCATCTATGTCGTGACCCCGTTCGTCACGGATGGACCGGGCGCGATGCGGGAGCACAACCACAGCTCGATCAGCAACACGAGCATCCACGAGGCATATCCCGGCCACCACCTCCAGCTGTCGGTGGGCGGCCGCCACCCGTCGCTGACGCGGCTCACGACCGAAGCCCCGGAGTTCGTCGAAGGCTGGGGCATGTATTCCGAGCAGATGATGCGCGAGCAGGGCTTCGACGACGCCCCGAACTTCCGCTTCAACATGCATACGGACGCGATCTGGCGGGCCTGTCGGATCATCCTCGACGTCCGGATGCACCGTGGCGAGATCGGGGTGGACGAGGCGATCCGCTGGATGGTCGAGCAGACGAACTTCGAGGAACCGAACGCCCGGGCGGAGGTCCACCGCTACACGTACACGCCGACCTACCAGCTCTCGTACCTCCTCGGCAAGGTCCTCCTCCTCCAGCTTCGCGCGGACGAGCAGCGCAGGCTCGGGTCCGCGTTCCGCCTTCGCGAGTTCCACGACACCCTCCTCCGCAACGGAAGCCTGCCGATCAGCTTCCAGCGCCGCCTGCTTCGCGCCGCCGCGGCACGCCGGCCGCGCGCCGCGGGCGGCGGTCCCGGCACCCTCGACGTCGCCGCCAGGGGCTGA
- a CDS encoding YbaK/EbsC family protein, protein MTEVPDSTPAIEAVAATGIPFRVVRTRPARDPADSAELQGIALGDLVRTIVVRRAENDYVLVLVPAGRRFDWARLREHLGIRRLSLPDAEEAKAATGYERGAITPFGANGGWPVVADASIVGRARVAIGGSARGVNLHLAAADLVAATGAVVADVTNLEETAEVG, encoded by the coding sequence ATGACGGAGGTCCCGGACTCGACGCCGGCGATCGAGGCGGTCGCGGCGACCGGCATCCCGTTCAGGGTCGTGCGGACGCGGCCCGCCCGCGACCCCGCGGACAGCGCCGAGCTCCAGGGCATCGCGCTCGGCGACCTCGTCCGGACGATCGTCGTCCGGCGCGCCGAGAACGACTACGTCCTCGTCCTCGTTCCGGCCGGTCGCCGCTTCGACTGGGCGCGCCTCCGCGAGCACCTCGGCATCCGCCGACTCTCGCTGCCGGATGCCGAAGAGGCGAAGGCGGCGACGGGCTACGAACGTGGAGCGATCACGCCCTTCGGGGCGAACGGGGGATGGCCCGTCGTCGCCGACGCCTCGATCGTGGGTCGTGCCCGTGTGGCGATCGGCGGCAGCGCCCGCGGCGTCAACCTGCACCTCGCCGCGGCGGACCTCGTCGCGGCGACCGGCGCGGTGGTGGCGGATGTGACCAACCTCGAGGAGACCGCAGAGGTCGGCTGA
- a CDS encoding CoA transferase, whose protein sequence is MAASSSGPLSGILVADCSTVLAGPYCTMLLADLGADVVKVEPPEGDGTRSWGPPWVGAGRIAPDDPGVAAYYLAVNRNKRSIRLDLSVGDGREVLRRLVGRADVLVENFRVGAFARLGFDDATLEMLNPALVHLAISGYGPSGPDAGRPGYDFVLQAEAGLMSITGFADGEGGAPTKVGVAIADLVTGLHGAVAVLAAIAGRERASSPAAGRGQRIDVSILEAALSILVNQAQNAFATGVAPGRRGNAHPNIVPYETFATADGDLAVAVGSERQWHRFCRALDLASLAGDPRFATNAARVTARTELRPMLAERFASATSAVWLERLGAADVPCGPINDILAAFAMPQAQARSMDVTVHHPILGPVRQVGLPTKLSATPASIRTAPPLLGEHSDAILAELGYEPAEIGALRDRGVV, encoded by the coding sequence GTGGCCGCCTCGTCGTCCGGACCGCTGTCCGGCATCCTCGTCGCCGATTGCTCGACGGTCCTCGCCGGGCCGTACTGCACGATGCTCCTCGCGGACCTTGGCGCGGATGTCGTCAAGGTGGAGCCGCCCGAAGGGGACGGGACGCGTTCCTGGGGACCGCCGTGGGTGGGTGCCGGCCGGATCGCGCCGGACGATCCGGGCGTCGCGGCGTACTACCTCGCCGTCAATCGCAACAAGCGATCGATCCGCCTCGATCTCTCGGTGGGCGACGGGCGGGAGGTCCTGCGGCGGCTCGTCGGCCGGGCGGACGTGCTCGTCGAGAACTTCCGGGTCGGCGCCTTCGCCCGCCTCGGCTTCGACGATGCCACCCTCGAGATGCTCAACCCGGCGCTCGTCCACCTCGCGATCAGCGGTTACGGACCGTCCGGTCCGGACGCGGGCCGACCGGGCTACGACTTCGTCCTCCAGGCGGAGGCGGGCCTCATGTCGATCACCGGTTTCGCCGATGGCGAGGGCGGTGCGCCGACGAAGGTCGGCGTCGCGATCGCCGACCTCGTCACCGGACTCCACGGAGCCGTCGCGGTCCTCGCCGCGATCGCCGGCCGGGAGCGGGCCAGTTCGCCGGCGGCCGGCCGAGGCCAGCGCATCGATGTCTCGATCCTCGAGGCCGCCCTCTCGATCCTCGTCAATCAGGCGCAGAACGCGTTCGCGACGGGCGTCGCTCCAGGCCGGCGCGGGAACGCGCACCCGAACATCGTTCCGTACGAGACGTTCGCGACGGCGGACGGCGACCTCGCGGTGGCCGTGGGTTCCGAGCGTCAGTGGCACCGCTTCTGCCGGGCGCTCGATCTCGCGTCGCTCGCCGGCGATCCGAGATTCGCGACGAACGCTGCTCGCGTGACCGCCCGCACCGAGCTCCGTCCGATGCTCGCGGAGCGGTTCGCTTCGGCCACATCGGCCGTCTGGCTCGAGCGCCTCGGCGCCGCCGATGTCCCGTGCGGGCCGATCAACGACATCCTGGCCGCGTTCGCGATGCCACAGGCGCAGGCCAGATCGATGGACGTCACGGTCCACCATCCGATCCTCGGACCCGTCCGCCAGGTCGGACTGCCGACGAAGCTCTCGGCGACCCCCGCCTCGATCCGCACGGCGCCGCCGCTCCTCGGCGAGCACTCCGACGCGATCCTCGCGGAGCTCGGTTACGAGCCGGCCGAGATCGGCGCGCTCCGCGACCGCGGCGTCGTGTGA
- a CDS encoding NAD(P)H-binding protein yields MRVAAGQVADATAVAQAIEGANAVISAPGPDGDSVDEVVMLRHGKYPVINAMEDHGVRRNRQPVGGSDRRPQGTRFRDAGRYTRTNCRDDQLIFTGIG; encoded by the coding sequence GTGCGGGTCGCAGCTGGGCAGGTCGCCGACGCCACCGCCGTCGCCCAGGCGATCGAGGGAGCAAATGCGGTCATCAGTGCGCCCGGACCCGATGGGGATTCCGTTGACGAGGTTGTGATGCTGCGTCATGGCAAATACCCCGTGATCAATGCGATGGAGGACCATGGTGTGCGGCGCAATCGTCAACCTGTCGGGGGCAGCGATCGACGCCCGCAAGGCACTCGGTTTCGCGACGCCGGCCGCTACACTCGAACGAACTGTCGCGACGACCAGTTGATATTCACAGGGATTGGGTAA
- a CDS encoding peptidylprolyl isomerase, producing the protein MTRATIATEIGDIEVDLYDQSAPKAVSNFLALARKGFFDDVIFHRVIPGFVIQGGDGQYGKKSALDSAKVGTGGPGYRFDDEPIKGDYVRGSLAMANAGPNTNGSQFFICTDDLTGKLPKNYTLFGLVTRGMDVVDRIVAAPRNGRDLPNAPVAMTAVTIHED; encoded by the coding sequence ATGACCCGAGCGACCATTGCGACCGAGATCGGCGATATCGAGGTCGACCTGTACGACCAGTCCGCCCCGAAGGCGGTCTCGAACTTCCTCGCCCTCGCCCGCAAGGGGTTCTTCGACGACGTCATCTTCCATCGCGTCATCCCGGGTTTCGTCATCCAGGGCGGCGACGGCCAGTACGGGAAGAAGTCCGCGCTCGACAGCGCCAAGGTCGGCACCGGCGGACCGGGCTACCGCTTCGATGACGAGCCGATCAAGGGTGACTACGTCCGCGGCTCGCTCGCGATGGCGAACGCCGGACCGAACACGAATGGCTCTCAATTCTTCATCTGCACGGACGACCTCACCGGCAAGCTCCCGAAGAACTACACCCTGTTCGGCCTCGTGACGAGGGGGATGGACGTCGTGGACCGGATCGTCGCCGCGCCCCGCAACGGTCGCGACCTGCCGAACGCGCCGGTCGCCATGACGGCCGTGACGATCCACGAGGACTGA
- a CDS encoding type II toxin-antitoxin system prevent-host-death family antitoxin produces the protein MDVGIRDLKARLSEHLDRVAHGEVITVTSRGRRVAQIVPILGRDSLDRGLAEGWVTRQVERPPEPVLRQRPLPGTLTTTQLISRDRGA, from the coding sequence ATGGACGTGGGCATTCGCGACCTCAAGGCACGCCTTTCAGAGCACCTCGACCGGGTGGCCCATGGTGAGGTGATCACGGTCACCAGCCGTGGCCGACGCGTGGCGCAGATCGTGCCCATCCTGGGACGGGACAGCCTGGATCGCGGCCTCGCGGAGGGCTGGGTCACGCGTCAGGTGGAGCGCCCCCCTGAGCCGGTCCTCCGTCAGCGGCCACTTCCCGGAACACTGACGACGACCCAGCTGATCTCTCGGGACCGGGGGGCATGA
- a CDS encoding PIG-L family deacetylase, with protein MSKSRPLTLMTVHAHPDDEAIGTGGVMARAVRDGLRVVLITATRGEQGEIVIPELDTPANHRRLGEMRMAELEAAMGVLGVTEWENLGYRDSDMMGRPGNGDPRTFWQADLDEAVGRLVWFVRRYRPDVMTTYNDFGGYGHPDHMRVHQVSVPAFDRAGDPAWYPGQLAPEFGGTGAATEDGGLAPWAPRKLYEQAIPASIRTAMNERLAELGQRSFWLPPEDATPEQQAEYETFIARALVADEQVTTWVDVSGVLDAKWNALRRHATQISEEQGFMAFGLDAWREHWSREAYVLRASRDVDVSLPESDLFAGLA; from the coding sequence ATGAGCAAGTCGCGTCCACTCACCCTCATGACCGTCCATGCCCACCCGGACGACGAAGCGATCGGCACGGGCGGCGTCATGGCCAGGGCAGTCCGCGACGGCCTTCGGGTCGTCCTCATCACCGCGACCCGCGGCGAACAGGGCGAGATCGTCATCCCGGAGCTCGACACGCCGGCGAACCACCGGCGGCTCGGCGAGATGCGGATGGCCGAACTCGAGGCCGCGATGGGCGTCCTCGGGGTCACCGAGTGGGAGAACCTCGGATACCGGGACTCGGACATGATGGGGCGGCCCGGGAACGGCGACCCACGGACCTTCTGGCAGGCCGATCTCGACGAGGCCGTGGGACGTCTCGTGTGGTTCGTGCGGCGATACCGGCCGGATGTCATGACGACCTACAACGACTTCGGCGGCTACGGCCACCCCGACCACATGCGCGTCCACCAGGTGAGCGTCCCGGCGTTCGATCGAGCGGGCGATCCGGCCTGGTATCCGGGCCAGCTTGCCCCCGAGTTCGGCGGGACAGGCGCGGCGACGGAGGATGGCGGCCTTGCGCCGTGGGCACCGCGCAAGCTCTACGAGCAGGCGATCCCGGCGTCCATCCGGACGGCGATGAATGAGCGTCTCGCCGAGCTCGGACAGCGGAGCTTCTGGCTGCCGCCGGAGGACGCGACTCCCGAGCAGCAGGCGGAGTACGAGACGTTCATCGCCCGGGCCCTCGTGGCCGACGAGCAGGTGACGACGTGGGTTGACGTCTCGGGCGTCCTCGACGCGAAGTGGAACGCCCTGCGACGGCATGCGACGCAGATCAGCGAAGAGCAGGGCTTCATGGCCTTCGGACTCGACGCCTGGCGGGAGCACTGGTCGCGCGAGGCGTACGTCCTGCGCGCGTCGCGAGACGTGGACGTGTCGCTCCCCGAATCCGACCTTTTCGCGGGACTCGCCTGA